In one Plasmodium falciparum 3D7 genome assembly, chromosome: 14 genomic region, the following are encoded:
- a CDS encoding centrin-2, protein MTDNTAVRRRYEKSFTERPGFTEDEIEEIREAFNLLDTDGTGTIDPKEIKCAMQSLGLDAKNPMIFRMIADLEKDGYSSIDFEEFMEVITSKLGNKDTREGIQRIFNLFDDDKTGSISLKNLKRVAKELGETLTDEELRDMIDRADSKGEGEISFEDFYTIMTKKSFL, encoded by the exons atgaccGATAACACAGCTGTAAGAAGACGTTATGAAAAAAGCTTCACGGAGAGACCAGGATTTACAGAAGATGAAATTGAAGAAATAAGAGAAGCCTTCAACTTGTTAGATACAGATGGAACag GTACCATTGATCCTAAGGAGATAAAATGCGCTATGCAAAGTTTAGGGTTGGATGCCAAAAATCCAATGATTTTTAGAATGATAGCAGATTTAGAAAAGGACGGTTATTCATCTATAGATTTTGAAGAATTTATGGAAGTCATCACATCAAAATTG ggAAATAAAGATACAAGGGAAGGAATACAACGAATATTCAATTTATTTGACGATGATAAAACGGGAAGTATTTCTTTAAAGAATTTAAAAAGAGTTGCTAAAGAATTAGGAGAAACCTTAACAGATGAAGAATTAAGAGATATGATAGATCGTGCTGACTCAAAAGGAGAAGGAGAAATTTCCTTTGAGGACTTTTATACAATAATGACCAAAAAAAGcttcttataa